A single region of the Salvelinus sp. IW2-2015 linkage group LG20, ASM291031v2, whole genome shotgun sequence genome encodes:
- the ubfd1 gene encoding ubiquitin domain-containing protein UBFD1 isoform X1, translated as MATQDGSEEVVMETEATLKEPQPLCENVGKGNAEVLETVSRTDNAGESSSTQDPTVSNGDDSDEGKEMVDLKIIWNKNKYDLKIPLDGTGAKLKERIHSLTGLPPAMQKVMYKGLLPEDKTLREIKVTNGAKIMVVGSTINDVLAVNTPKEVIQQEVKAEENKKEPLCRQKQHRKVLDKGKPEDIMPSVKGTKERLPTVPLAGMYNKSGGKVRLTFKLEQDQLWIGTKERTEKIPMGSIKHVVTEPIEGHEDYHMMAFQLGPTEASQYWVYWVPIQFVDAIKDTVLGKWQYF; from the exons ATGGCGACCCAGGATG GAAGTGAAGAAGTCGTAATGGAAACTGAAGCCACGTTGAAAGAGCCACAACCACTGTGTGAAAATGTTGGCAAAGGGAATGCTGAAGTATTGGAAACTGTGTCTCGGACAGATAATGCCGGGGAAAGCTCTTCAACTCAGGACCCTACTGTCAGCAATGGAGATGACAgtgatgaaggaaaggagatggTGGATCTAAAGATTATTTGGAACAAGAATAAGTATGATCTCAAAATTCCGTTAGATGGCACTGGAGCCAAACTGAAAGAGCGAATCCATTCACTCACTG GTCTTCCACCTGCTATGCAGAAGGTGATGTACAAAGGCCTGCTACCAGAAGATAAGACRCTACGTGAAATTAAAGTTACAAATGGTGCAAAAATAATGGTGGTTGGATCTACAATAAATGATGTACTAGCTGTAAATACTCCAAAAGAGGTTATtcagcaggaagttaaagctgaagaaaacaaaaaggaaCCTTTGTGTCGGCAAAAA CAACACAGAAAGGTGTTGGACAAAGGCAAACCAGAGGACATAATGCCATCTGTTAAAGGAACGAAG GAACGCTTACCAACAGTGCCTTTAGCTGGAATGTACAACAAATCTGGTGGAAAAGTTCGTCTCACCTTCAAACTGGAACAAGATCAACTGTGGATTGGAACTAAGG agaggacagagaaaatcCCAATGGGCTCCATCAAACATGTGGTGACTGAACCCATTGAAGGCCATGAGGATTATCACATGATG GCGTTTCAGTTGGGTCCAACAGAAGCCTCTCAGTATTGGGTCTACTGGGTGCCAATTCAGTTTGTTGATGCAATCAAAGACACAGTCCTTGGAAAGTGGCAGTATTTCTAA
- the ubfd1 gene encoding ubiquitin domain-containing protein UBFD1 isoform X2 — MVGSEEVVMETEATLKEPQPLCENVGKGNAEVLETVSRTDNAGESSSTQDPTVSNGDDSDEGKEMVDLKIIWNKNKYDLKIPLDGTGAKLKERIHSLTGLPPAMQKVMYKGLLPEDKTLREIKVTNGAKIMVVGSTINDVLAVNTPKEVIQQEVKAEENKKEPLCRQKQHRKVLDKGKPEDIMPSVKGTKERLPTVPLAGMYNKSGGKVRLTFKLEQDQLWIGTKERTEKIPMGSIKHVVTEPIEGHEDYHMMAFQLGPTEASQYWVYWVPIQFVDAIKDTVLGKWQYF; from the exons ATGGTAG GAAGTGAAGAAGTCGTAATGGAAACTGAAGCCACGTTGAAAGAGCCACAACCACTGTGTGAAAATGTTGGCAAAGGGAATGCTGAAGTATTGGAAACTGTGTCTCGGACAGATAATGCCGGGGAAAGCTCTTCAACTCAGGACCCTACTGTCAGCAATGGAGATGACAgtgatgaaggaaaggagatggTGGATCTAAAGATTATTTGGAACAAGAATAAGTATGATCTCAAAATTCCGTTAGATGGCACTGGAGCCAAACTGAAAGAGCGAATCCATTCACTCACTG GTCTTCCACCTGCTATGCAGAAGGTGATGTACAAAGGCCTGCTACCAGAAGATAAGACRCTACGTGAAATTAAAGTTACAAATGGTGCAAAAATAATGGTGGTTGGATCTACAATAAATGATGTACTAGCTGTAAATACTCCAAAAGAGGTTATtcagcaggaagttaaagctgaagaaaacaaaaaggaaCCTTTGTGTCGGCAAAAA CAACACAGAAAGGTGTTGGACAAAGGCAAACCAGAGGACATAATGCCATCTGTTAAAGGAACGAAG GAACGCTTACCAACAGTGCCTTTAGCTGGAATGTACAACAAATCTGGTGGAAAAGTTCGTCTCACCTTCAAACTGGAACAAGATCAACTGTGGATTGGAACTAAGG agaggacagagaaaatcCCAATGGGCTCCATCAAACATGTGGTGACTGAACCCATTGAAGGCCATGAGGATTATCACATGATG GCGTTTCAGTTGGGTCCAACAGAAGCCTCTCAGTATTGGGTCTACTGGGTGCCAATTCAGTTTGTTGATGCAATCAAAGACACAGTCCTTGGAAAGTGGCAGTATTTCTAA
- the ubfd1 gene encoding ubiquitin domain-containing protein UBFD1 isoform X3, which produces MATQDGSEEVVMETEATLKEPQPLCENVGKGNAEVLETVSRTDNAGESSSTQDPTVSNGDDSDEGKEMVDLKIIWNKNKYDLKIPLDGTGAKLKERIHSLTGLPPAMQKVMYKGLLPEDKTLREIKVTNGAKIMVVGSTINDVLAVNTPKEVIQQEVKAEENKKEPLCRQKQHRKVLDKGKPEDIMPSVKGTKERLPTVPLAGMYNKSGGKVRLTFKLEQDQLWIGTKERTEKIPMGSIKHVVTEPIEGHEDYHMMVTRFLTTNCTSQNGS; this is translated from the exons ATGGCGACCCAGGATG GAAGTGAAGAAGTCGTAATGGAAACTGAAGCCACGTTGAAAGAGCCACAACCACTGTGTGAAAATGTTGGCAAAGGGAATGCTGAAGTATTGGAAACTGTGTCTCGGACAGATAATGCCGGGGAAAGCTCTTCAACTCAGGACCCTACTGTCAGCAATGGAGATGACAgtgatgaaggaaaggagatggTGGATCTAAAGATTATTTGGAACAAGAATAAGTATGATCTCAAAATTCCGTTAGATGGCACTGGAGCCAAACTGAAAGAGCGAATCCATTCACTCACTG GTCTTCCACCTGCTATGCAGAAGGTGATGTACAAAGGCCTGCTACCAGAAGATAAGACRCTACGTGAAATTAAAGTTACAAATGGTGCAAAAATAATGGTGGTTGGATCTACAATAAATGATGTACTAGCTGTAAATACTCCAAAAGAGGTTATtcagcaggaagttaaagctgaagaaaacaaaaaggaaCCTTTGTGTCGGCAAAAA CAACACAGAAAGGTGTTGGACAAAGGCAAACCAGAGGACATAATGCCATCTGTTAAAGGAACGAAG GAACGCTTACCAACAGTGCCTTTAGCTGGAATGTACAACAAATCTGGTGGAAAAGTTCGTCTCACCTTCAAACTGGAACAAGATCAACTGTGGATTGGAACTAAGG agaggacagagaaaatcCCAATGGGCTCCATCAAACATGTGGTGACTGAACCCATTGAAGGCCATGAGGATTATCACATGATGGTAACACGTTTCCTTACTACAAACTGCACAAGCCAGAATGGCAGTTga
- the LOC111980088 gene encoding LOW QUALITY PROTEIN: UNC93-like protein MFSD11 (The sequence of the model RefSeq protein was modified relative to this genomic sequence to represent the inferred CDS: inserted 2 bases in 1 codon), with the protein MADLRIYNVVILGLGFLLIFTAFTTCGNIEQTIVKSLDNDTFTGSGYHSLGIIYGIFSFSNLLAPTVVAIIGPQFTMXFSGILYSGYVAVFITPSTWSFYFTSVLIGIGAAMLWTAQGHFLVENSDASTINRNTGMFWALLQCSMLFGNLYIYFDWNGRLEISDRSRKTIFTGLLVTSVLGTLSFLVLRKTLPTEEEMLNEEEGQPLLSSRMMYKQRANSAVQDAKSEFKTILQLLKTKTILLLSCCMAYSGLELSFYSGVYGTCIGATTEFGAAAKGLIGISGIVVGIGEIVGGGVFGLACKNNRFRRTSVVFLGMVVHFVAFYLIYLNIPDDAXVVLKTSTLNKPYLTPSISIALLCSFLLGLGDSCFNTQLYSILGRVYAEQSAPAFAIFKFIQSIFAAVAFFYSGYLLLTWQLLIMVILGFTGTLCFFMXGKIQNFSVDLQQEY; encoded by the exons ATGGCAGACCTCAGGATTTACAACGTTGTCATTCTGGGACTAGGATTTCTGTTAATTTTCACTGCCTTCACCACCTGTGGAAACATTGAA CAAACCATAGTTAAAAGCCTGGACAATGATACCTTCACTGGAAGTGGTTATCACAG CCTTGGAATCATCTATGGAATTTTTTCGTTTTCAAATTTGTTAGCTCCAACTGTTGTTGCAATAATTGGACCACAGTTTACAATGTKTTTCAGTGGAATTCTTTACAG TGGTTACGTAGCTGTATTCATCACCCCATCAACATGGTCCTTTTACTTCACCTCAGTACTAATCGGCATAGGAGCAGCCA TGCTTTGGACAGCCCAAGGACACTTCCTTGTGGAGAACTCTGATGCTTCCACCATCAATAGGAACACAGGGATGTTTTGGGCCCTTTTACAGTGCAG CATGTTATTTGGCAatctttacatttattttgattggaATGGAAGGCTAGAAATATCAG ATAGGAGCAGAAAGACTATCTTTACAGGTCTGCTGGTTACCTCAGTGCTGGGAACACTCAGCTTCCTGGTTCTGAGAAAGACTCTTCCAACAGAGGAGGAGATGCTCAATGAGGAGGAAGGCCAGCCGTTGCTCTCGTCTCGCATGAT GTATAAGCAAAGAGCCAACTCTGCAGTACAAGATGCAAAGTCAGARTTCA AGACAATCCTGCAACTGCTCAAAACCAAAACMATATTGCTCCTGAGCTGTTGCATGGCATACAGTG GTCTGGAGCTATCTTTCTACAGTGGTGTGTATGGGACATGTATCGGGGCAACAACAGAGTTTGGAGCGGCAGCTAAAGGCTTGATTGGGATCTCCGGAATCGTGGTGGGGATTGGAGAGATAGTTG GTGGAGGCGTCTTTGGACTAGCATGTAAGAACAACCGATTCAGACGGACATCTGTAGTCTTCCTGGGGATGGTCGTCCATTTTGTCGCCTTCTACTTGATCTACCTCAACATCCCAGATGATGCCCMTGTGGTTTTAAAAACTAGCACACTGAACAAGCCATATCTGACACCAAG TATCTCCATCGCATTGCTGTGTAGTTTCCTGCTTGGACTCGGTGACAGCTGTTTCAACACTCAACTGTACAGCATCTTGGGGCGTGTTTATGCTGAGCAAAGCGCGCCTGCTTTTGCCATCTTCAAATTCATCCAG TCCATTTTTGCAGCAGTTGCCTTCTTCTACAGTGGCTACTTGCTGTTGACATGGCAACTGCTCATTATGGTCATCTTGGGCTTCACTGGAACACTCTGCTTCTTCAT GGGAAAGATACAGAACTTCTCCGTAGACCTACAACAAGAGTATTAG